A region of Toxotes jaculatrix isolate fToxJac2 chromosome 23, fToxJac2.pri, whole genome shotgun sequence DNA encodes the following proteins:
- the nfxl1 gene encoding NF-X1-type zinc finger protein NFXL1 isoform X2, protein MEPAWRQQGRGRGRSQEGQSEKSRPPQKERERPGGAGGGAGGAGGAAGGWGAGRGGRAKTAAAPAPEPPHGASVQSKFEEIRKSNQAAAQRLVESRVSSSSDEDDDDDYNDGGVDCKDGKRGKILASTFTTYTDQTGGDATGLLRTGQYVSDLFQSGALTCLICIASVKRTQPVWSCSSCFSLFHLPCIQKWARDSVFLVSSVTDEDFGQKQHPWPCPKCRAEYPATATPNRYMCYCGKLQDPPADPWLVPHSCGSICQKELKPSCGHTCLLLCHPGPCPPCPKMVSVSCMCGKAKPLPRRCSNKAWSCQQHCGKLLPCKQHTCTQPCHTECRPCPRVSVQKCVCGREQAERPCASPEWTCPQVCGAVLSCGNHTCEVVCHDGVCPPCPRSVSRSCPCGKTKSSLPCTEEVMPCGDTCDRRLSCGKHTCSMRCHRGSCETCRQEVEKECRCGKYRKLMPCHKEYLCDSKCPKTRSCQRHQCRRKCCPGNCPPCDQNCGRTLGCRNHKCPSVCHQGSCYPCPESVEVTCACGSTVLSVPCGRERSTRPPRCREPCRCPASCHHPTRETHRCHPGPCPPCRQTCLLPLPGCNHTCPQPCHDLVLVKSQQVQLAGPWEQPSEPAFVRKALPCSACEVPIPTSCFGGHEVSPVPCHRQGPFSCKRACGRPLTCGNHSCSRECHLVTDSNKCEACEEGCSKPRPPGCPHPCPRPCHPGDCPPCSQMIRQRCHCKISMLYVECTKLTSADEQTKVELSSCNNQCPKELNCGHRCKQLCHPGVCEEKCQQKVKLRCSCKRIRKEFPCSLSAQRVQCDDACRDQQRKVIQLKEAEQRAAQEEEQRKLQEELEAFEKRQQRGGRRSKKRGRREEADDERGRAGRWWRKCAAFVLVPLGGALLSAAAYYFLTTP, encoded by the exons ATGGAGCCGGCCTGGCGACAGCAGGGTCGGGGCCGAGGGCGGAGCCAAGAGGGTCAGAGCGAAAAGTCACGCCCTCCGCAGAAAGAACGGGAGAGGCCAGGAGGGGCAGGAGGAGGGGCAGGAGGGGCAGGAGGAGctgcgggggggtggggggcgggacGAGGGGGGAGGGCGAAGACCGCGGCAGCACCTGCACCCGAGCCCCCGCACG GTGCGTCGGTTCAGTCCAAGTTCGAGGAGATCAGGAAGTCCAACCAGGCTGCTGCTCAGCGATTGGTGGAGAGCCGCGtcagctcctcctctgatgaagacgatgatgatgattacaATGATGGAGGTGTTGACTGTAAGgatggaaagagagggaagatcCTGGCGTCGACCTTCACCACCTACACGGACCAGACAG GTGGGGACGCCACAGGTCTGCTGAGGACCGGTCAGTATGTCAGTGACCTGTTTCAGTCCGGAGCTCTCACCTGTCTGATCTGCATCGCCTCCGTCAAGAGGACGCAGCCG gtgtggagctgttccagctgtttctccctcttccacCTCCCCTGTATTCAGAAATGGGCCAGAGACTCTGTCTTCCTCGTGTCCTCCGTCACTGACGAAGACTTCGGTCAGAAGCAGCATCCCTGGCCCTG TCCAAAGTGCAGAGCTGAGTATCCAGCGACCGCGACGCCCAACAG GTACATGTGTTACTGTGGGAAGCTGCAGGATCCTCCAGCTGACCCCTGGTTGGTTCCTCACTCCTGCGGCTCCATCTGTCAGAAGGAGCTCAAACCCAGCTGTGGACACacctgtctgctgctctgtcaccccg gtccctgtcctccctgtccaaAGATGGTGTCAGTTTCCTGTATGTGCGGCAAAGCTAAGCCCCTCCCCCGTCGCTGTAGTAACAAG GCCTGGTCCTGTCAGCAGCACTGCGGCAAGTTGTTACCCTGCAAACAGCACACCTGTACACAGCCCTgtcacacag AGTGCCGTCCCTGTCCCAGGGTCAGCGtccagaagtgtgtgtgtggacgagAGCAGGCGGAGAGACCCTGTGCCAGCCCTGAGTGGACCTGTCCACAG GTGTGTGGTGCTGTCCTCTCCTGTGGGAATCACACCTGTGAGGTTGTGTGTCATGACGGAGTTTGTCCTCCGTGTCCTCGCTCCGTCAGCAGATCCTGTCCGTGCGGCAAGACCA agTCGTCTCTGCCGTGCACTGAGGAAGTGATGCCGTGTGGCGACACGTGTGACCGCCGTCTGTCATGTGGGAAACACACCTGTTCAATGAGGTGTCACCGAGGGAGCTGTGAGACCTGCagacag gaggtggagaaggagtgCAGGTGTGGTAAATACAGGAAGTTGATGCCGTGTCATAAAGAATACCTGTGTGACTCCAAGTGTCCAAAAACCAGAAGCTGCCAGAGACACCAGTGCAGGAGGAAG tgttgccCTGGTAACTGCCCCCCCTGTGATCAGAACTGTGGTCGGACTTTGGGGTGTCGAAACCACAAGTGTCCCTCCGTCTGTCACCAAG GTAGCTGCTACCCCTGTCCAGAGTCTGTGGAGGTCACATGTGCGTGTGGGTCCACTGTGCTGTCCGTCCCTTGTGGTCGAGAGAGAAGCACCAGACCACCTCGCTGCAGAGAGCcctgcag GTGTCCTGCGTCCTGCCACCATCCGACCAGAGAGACTCACCGGTGCCACCCCGGCCCCTGTCCCCCCTGCAGGCAGACCTGCCTGCTGCCGCTGCCTGGCTGCAACCACACCTGTCCACAGCCCTGCCACGACCTGGTGCTGGTCAAGTCCCAGCAG gttcAGTTAGCAGGTCCGTGGGAGCAGCCGTCTGAACCAGCGTTTGTGAGGAAAGCTCTGCCCTGTTCGGCCTGTGAAGTACCAATACCAAC gtcCTGTTTTGGAGGACATGAG GTGAGCCCGGTGCCGTGTCACCGCCAGGGTCCGTTCTCCTGTAAACGAGCCTGTGGACGACCTTTGACCtgcggcaaccacagctgcagcagggagTGTCACCTGGTTACCGACAGCAACAAG TGTGAGGCGTGTGAGGAGGGCTGCTCCAAGCCCCGCCCCCCCGGCTGTCCCCACCCCTGCCCCCGCCCCTGTCACCCCGGCGACTGCCCCCCCTGCAGCCAGATGATTCGCCAGCGCTGCCACTGCAAGATCAGCATGCTCTACGTGGAGTGCAC gaaACTGACATCAGCTGATGAACAGACGAAGGTGGAGCTGAGCTCCTGCAACAACCAGTGTCCTaaagag cTGAACTGTGGTCATCGCTGTAAGCAGCTGTGTcatccaggtgtgtgtgaggagaagtGTCAGCAGAAGGTGAAGCTCCGCTGCTCCTGCAAGAGGATCAGgaag gagTTCCCGTGCTCTCTGTCGGCTCAGCGTGTTCAGTGTGACGACGCCTGCAGAGACCAGCAGAGGAAAGTCATCCAg ctgaagGAGGcggagcagagagcagctcaggaggaggagcagaggaagctTCAG gaggagctggaggcgTTTGAGAAGCGTCAGCAGCGAGGAGGTCGGAGGAGCAAGAAgcgggggaggagggaggaggcggACGACGAGCGGGGGAGGGcggggaggtggtggaggaagtgCGCTGCCTTCGTTCTCGTCCCGCTCGGCGGAGCTCTGCTGTCCGCCGCCGCCTACTACTTCCTGACGACGCCCTGA
- the nfxl1 gene encoding NF-X1-type zinc finger protein NFXL1 isoform X1, whose amino-acid sequence MEPAWRQQGRGRGRSQEGQSEKSRPPQKERERPGGAGGGAGGAGGAAGGWGAGRGGRAKTAAAPAPEPPHGASVQSKFEEIRKSNQAAAQRLVESRVSSSSDEDDDDDYNDGGVDCKDGKRGKILASTFTTYTDQTGKTQTGTAQTGGDATGLLRTGQYVSDLFQSGALTCLICIASVKRTQPVWSCSSCFSLFHLPCIQKWARDSVFLVSSVTDEDFGQKQHPWPCPKCRAEYPATATPNRYMCYCGKLQDPPADPWLVPHSCGSICQKELKPSCGHTCLLLCHPGPCPPCPKMVSVSCMCGKAKPLPRRCSNKAWSCQQHCGKLLPCKQHTCTQPCHTECRPCPRVSVQKCVCGREQAERPCASPEWTCPQVCGAVLSCGNHTCEVVCHDGVCPPCPRSVSRSCPCGKTKSSLPCTEEVMPCGDTCDRRLSCGKHTCSMRCHRGSCETCRQEVEKECRCGKYRKLMPCHKEYLCDSKCPKTRSCQRHQCRRKCCPGNCPPCDQNCGRTLGCRNHKCPSVCHQGSCYPCPESVEVTCACGSTVLSVPCGRERSTRPPRCREPCRCPASCHHPTRETHRCHPGPCPPCRQTCLLPLPGCNHTCPQPCHDLVLVKSQQVQLAGPWEQPSEPAFVRKALPCSACEVPIPTSCFGGHEVSPVPCHRQGPFSCKRACGRPLTCGNHSCSRECHLVTDSNKCEACEEGCSKPRPPGCPHPCPRPCHPGDCPPCSQMIRQRCHCKISMLYVECTKLTSADEQTKVELSSCNNQCPKELNCGHRCKQLCHPGVCEEKCQQKVKLRCSCKRIRKEFPCSLSAQRVQCDDACRDQQRKVIQLKEAEQRAAQEEEQRKLQEELEAFEKRQQRGGRRSKKRGRREEADDERGRAGRWWRKCAAFVLVPLGGALLSAAAYYFLTTP is encoded by the exons ATGGAGCCGGCCTGGCGACAGCAGGGTCGGGGCCGAGGGCGGAGCCAAGAGGGTCAGAGCGAAAAGTCACGCCCTCCGCAGAAAGAACGGGAGAGGCCAGGAGGGGCAGGAGGAGGGGCAGGAGGGGCAGGAGGAGctgcgggggggtggggggcgggacGAGGGGGGAGGGCGAAGACCGCGGCAGCACCTGCACCCGAGCCCCCGCACG GTGCGTCGGTTCAGTCCAAGTTCGAGGAGATCAGGAAGTCCAACCAGGCTGCTGCTCAGCGATTGGTGGAGAGCCGCGtcagctcctcctctgatgaagacgatgatgatgattacaATGATGGAGGTGTTGACTGTAAGgatggaaagagagggaagatcCTGGCGTCGACCTTCACCACCTACACGGACCAGACAGGTAAGACCCAGACAGGTACGGCCCAGACAG GTGGGGACGCCACAGGTCTGCTGAGGACCGGTCAGTATGTCAGTGACCTGTTTCAGTCCGGAGCTCTCACCTGTCTGATCTGCATCGCCTCCGTCAAGAGGACGCAGCCG gtgtggagctgttccagctgtttctccctcttccacCTCCCCTGTATTCAGAAATGGGCCAGAGACTCTGTCTTCCTCGTGTCCTCCGTCACTGACGAAGACTTCGGTCAGAAGCAGCATCCCTGGCCCTG TCCAAAGTGCAGAGCTGAGTATCCAGCGACCGCGACGCCCAACAG GTACATGTGTTACTGTGGGAAGCTGCAGGATCCTCCAGCTGACCCCTGGTTGGTTCCTCACTCCTGCGGCTCCATCTGTCAGAAGGAGCTCAAACCCAGCTGTGGACACacctgtctgctgctctgtcaccccg gtccctgtcctccctgtccaaAGATGGTGTCAGTTTCCTGTATGTGCGGCAAAGCTAAGCCCCTCCCCCGTCGCTGTAGTAACAAG GCCTGGTCCTGTCAGCAGCACTGCGGCAAGTTGTTACCCTGCAAACAGCACACCTGTACACAGCCCTgtcacacag AGTGCCGTCCCTGTCCCAGGGTCAGCGtccagaagtgtgtgtgtggacgagAGCAGGCGGAGAGACCCTGTGCCAGCCCTGAGTGGACCTGTCCACAG GTGTGTGGTGCTGTCCTCTCCTGTGGGAATCACACCTGTGAGGTTGTGTGTCATGACGGAGTTTGTCCTCCGTGTCCTCGCTCCGTCAGCAGATCCTGTCCGTGCGGCAAGACCA agTCGTCTCTGCCGTGCACTGAGGAAGTGATGCCGTGTGGCGACACGTGTGACCGCCGTCTGTCATGTGGGAAACACACCTGTTCAATGAGGTGTCACCGAGGGAGCTGTGAGACCTGCagacag gaggtggagaaggagtgCAGGTGTGGTAAATACAGGAAGTTGATGCCGTGTCATAAAGAATACCTGTGTGACTCCAAGTGTCCAAAAACCAGAAGCTGCCAGAGACACCAGTGCAGGAGGAAG tgttgccCTGGTAACTGCCCCCCCTGTGATCAGAACTGTGGTCGGACTTTGGGGTGTCGAAACCACAAGTGTCCCTCCGTCTGTCACCAAG GTAGCTGCTACCCCTGTCCAGAGTCTGTGGAGGTCACATGTGCGTGTGGGTCCACTGTGCTGTCCGTCCCTTGTGGTCGAGAGAGAAGCACCAGACCACCTCGCTGCAGAGAGCcctgcag GTGTCCTGCGTCCTGCCACCATCCGACCAGAGAGACTCACCGGTGCCACCCCGGCCCCTGTCCCCCCTGCAGGCAGACCTGCCTGCTGCCGCTGCCTGGCTGCAACCACACCTGTCCACAGCCCTGCCACGACCTGGTGCTGGTCAAGTCCCAGCAG gttcAGTTAGCAGGTCCGTGGGAGCAGCCGTCTGAACCAGCGTTTGTGAGGAAAGCTCTGCCCTGTTCGGCCTGTGAAGTACCAATACCAAC gtcCTGTTTTGGAGGACATGAG GTGAGCCCGGTGCCGTGTCACCGCCAGGGTCCGTTCTCCTGTAAACGAGCCTGTGGACGACCTTTGACCtgcggcaaccacagctgcagcagggagTGTCACCTGGTTACCGACAGCAACAAG TGTGAGGCGTGTGAGGAGGGCTGCTCCAAGCCCCGCCCCCCCGGCTGTCCCCACCCCTGCCCCCGCCCCTGTCACCCCGGCGACTGCCCCCCCTGCAGCCAGATGATTCGCCAGCGCTGCCACTGCAAGATCAGCATGCTCTACGTGGAGTGCAC gaaACTGACATCAGCTGATGAACAGACGAAGGTGGAGCTGAGCTCCTGCAACAACCAGTGTCCTaaagag cTGAACTGTGGTCATCGCTGTAAGCAGCTGTGTcatccaggtgtgtgtgaggagaagtGTCAGCAGAAGGTGAAGCTCCGCTGCTCCTGCAAGAGGATCAGgaag gagTTCCCGTGCTCTCTGTCGGCTCAGCGTGTTCAGTGTGACGACGCCTGCAGAGACCAGCAGAGGAAAGTCATCCAg ctgaagGAGGcggagcagagagcagctcaggaggaggagcagaggaagctTCAG gaggagctggaggcgTTTGAGAAGCGTCAGCAGCGAGGAGGTCGGAGGAGCAAGAAgcgggggaggagggaggaggcggACGACGAGCGGGGGAGGGcggggaggtggtggaggaagtgCGCTGCCTTCGTTCTCGTCCCGCTCGGCGGAGCTCTGCTGTCCGCCGCCGCCTACTACTTCCTGACGACGCCCTGA